In Alphaproteobacteria bacterium US3C007, one genomic interval encodes:
- a CDS encoding disulfide bond formation protein B: protein MFSKEKDTPCRICMAIRIFLLSVLTIALLTFIDRSILSAVASLKPLTIALILVGVLAFFALLKSAFEYRQWKKRD, encoded by the coding sequence ATGTTTTCAAAAGAAAAAGACACTCCCTGCCGCATTTGTATGGCTATTCGGATTTTCTTATTATCCGTGCTGACCATCGCGTTGCTCACCTTTATTGATCGTTCGATTTTATCTGCTGTGGCCAGTTTAAAGCCTTTGACAATCGCTTTGATTTTGGTCGGCGTGTTGGCCTTTTTTGCACTTTTGAAATCCGCGTTTGAATATCGCCAGTGGAAGAAGCGCGATTAA
- a CDS encoding OmpA family protein, translated as MAEDLEEDDAPEEECPKCPPAGAPAWMATFADMATLLMAFFVMILSFAEMNVPKFKQISGSLKDSFGVQRLIPVVEQPEGTTVLEMRFSPSPSPSVTEDMTQQTDDITKPDVEIPTDNDDSEGSDQMQEGQEFTEGLGGENQDGTADSDQQSDAEKLADAIEQIAQAVDIAVSTLDNKVVVDLKAEGSSPEEMKEKFKKVGQAVSLAELATGQSEQEVLFGGLEEQLSELIDFVSELENQLKKLGGQDSEEAFAEAGKAEKKAQDAAEDLKVKLQDQIEFGAVTVETRDNKVFVSVGTGGAFPSGSANLTGQAQEIIDQIANVSDGSDNSITVAGHTDDVPIAFGALYRDNWDLAAARASSVVQAIEESGQVGPGRLEAKSYGETRPIADNTTAAGREENRRIEIELEY; from the coding sequence ATGGCAGAGGATCTCGAAGAAGACGACGCCCCCGAAGAAGAATGTCCGAAATGTCCGCCGGCCGGTGCGCCGGCATGGATGGCAACCTTTGCCGATATGGCAACCTTGTTGATGGCGTTTTTCGTGATGATTTTGTCTTTCGCCGAAATGAATGTTCCCAAGTTCAAACAGATTTCTGGGTCTTTAAAGGATTCATTTGGCGTTCAGCGACTGATTCCAGTGGTGGAACAGCCGGAAGGCACAACCGTGCTTGAAATGCGCTTCAGTCCATCTCCCTCGCCCTCTGTTACGGAAGATATGACCCAGCAGACCGACGATATTACCAAGCCCGATGTCGAAATCCCCACGGATAATGATGACAGCGAAGGCTCAGATCAAATGCAGGAGGGTCAAGAATTCACCGAAGGGCTTGGCGGCGAAAACCAAGATGGAACCGCTGATAGCGATCAGCAATCGGACGCCGAAAAACTGGCCGATGCCATCGAACAAATCGCGCAGGCTGTTGATATCGCGGTTTCGACCCTAGACAATAAGGTTGTGGTGGATCTGAAGGCGGAAGGATCCTCGCCCGAAGAAATGAAAGAAAAATTCAAAAAAGTAGGTCAAGCCGTGTCTTTGGCCGAACTGGCCACAGGGCAATCAGAGCAAGAGGTTTTGTTTGGCGGCTTGGAAGAACAGCTAAGCGAATTGATCGATTTTGTCTCTGAACTTGAGAACCAGTTGAAAAAATTGGGCGGTCAAGACAGCGAAGAGGCCTTTGCCGAAGCTGGAAAAGCCGAAAAGAAAGCCCAAGATGCCGCAGAAGATTTGAAAGTGAAATTGCAGGACCAGATTGAATTTGGCGCTGTCACCGTGGAAACGCGCGATAATAAAGTGTTTGTAAGCGTGGGTACGGGTGGTGCCTTCCCCTCTGGCTCGGCCAATCTGACGGGTCAAGCGCAAGAAATTATTGACCAAATTGCGAATGTCAGCGACGGAAGCGATAACAGCATTACTGTTGCGGGCCATACTGATGATGTGCCGATTGCCTTTGGTGCGCTTTACCGCGACAATTGGGACCTTGCAGCAGCGCGCGCATCAAGCGTGGTGCAAGCCATCGAAGAAAGCGGGCAAGTTGGTCCTGGCCGGTTGGAAGCAAAAAGCTATGGTGAAACGAGACCGATTGCGGATAATACCACCGCCGCAGGACGCGAAGAAAACCGCCGTATTGAAATTGAACTTGAATATTAA
- the rpoN gene encoding RNA polymerase factor sigma-54, with product MSMLGLNIGTQQVQKQSLVITPQLQHAISILQMNNLELEKHLEDLAESNPFIEVKGVNSENKRKAEIDFQPSKAGAGISNSFMETLLGERPETLLEHICKQIRLQNFSEQYNSIAYRLLADITPAGYLPIDLEEVADQLSAELADVNAVLEQLQGFEPVGLFARNLAECLTLQAKERKEFDAPMKIVLANLEMLAQGKIKELCTLAGCAAEDVKQRVLQIRQYNPKPGALFDCEALGSNREPDLIVQRDGDQIEIALNRSSLPSVKVNIDYANTLNQSAQSEEKSVEFIKTSIATGHWLKRAIAQRNQTLQMVAQHILKHQIKFFDEGIAGIRPLQLRIVAEALGIHESTVSRSTASVLIQTPRGTFPLKMFFSSGLQANTSEEGVSARAIRNKITAIIAEESPLKPISDAKISSLLAEEGFTVARRTVAKYRELENIKSTAQRKREYKLNTLIAK from the coding sequence ATGTCGATGCTTGGCCTCAATATTGGAACCCAGCAGGTTCAAAAGCAAAGCTTGGTTATTACGCCACAGCTGCAACATGCTATCAGCATCTTGCAGATGAACAACCTAGAATTAGAAAAGCATTTAGAAGATCTGGCCGAAAGTAACCCGTTCATTGAGGTCAAAGGCGTTAACTCGGAAAACAAACGTAAAGCTGAGATTGATTTTCAACCCTCAAAGGCCGGCGCAGGTATTTCTAACTCGTTTATGGAAACACTTCTGGGCGAGCGCCCGGAAACTTTGCTAGAGCATATTTGCAAACAAATTCGCCTGCAAAACTTTTCAGAGCAGTATAATTCGATTGCGTATCGATTGCTGGCAGATATCACCCCGGCGGGATATTTACCAATCGATCTTGAAGAGGTTGCAGATCAATTATCTGCCGAACTGGCAGATGTGAACGCGGTGTTAGAACAGCTGCAAGGGTTTGAGCCGGTCGGGTTATTTGCGCGTAACTTGGCCGAATGCCTCACATTACAAGCCAAAGAGCGCAAGGAATTTGACGCACCGATGAAAATCGTGCTGGCAAACCTTGAAATGTTGGCGCAAGGCAAGATCAAAGAATTATGCACCTTAGCGGGCTGCGCGGCAGAGGATGTCAAGCAGCGCGTGTTGCAAATCCGGCAATATAATCCAAAGCCAGGTGCGTTATTTGATTGTGAGGCCCTGGGCAGCAACCGAGAACCCGATTTAATCGTACAGCGCGATGGAGATCAGATTGAAATCGCGTTAAACCGGTCATCTTTGCCCAGCGTCAAAGTCAATATAGATTACGCAAATACGTTGAACCAATCCGCCCAAAGCGAAGAAAAATCGGTTGAGTTCATAAAAACCTCAATCGCAACGGGCCATTGGCTAAAGCGCGCCATAGCGCAACGCAACCAAACGCTTCAGATGGTTGCGCAGCATATTTTAAAACATCAAATTAAATTTTTTGATGAAGGCATCGCGGGTATTCGCCCTTTGCAATTACGCATTGTTGCAGAAGCCTTGGGAATCCATGAAAGCACGGTCAGCCGCTCAACGGCGTCGGTGCTGATACAAACGCCGCGGGGGACATTCCCGCTGAAAATGTTCTTTAGCAGCGGTCTGCAGGCAAATACCAGCGAAGAGGGCGTGTCTGCCCGAGCGATCCGCAATAAAATCACGGCAATCATTGCAGAAGAAAGCCCGTTAAAGCCGATTAGCGATGCAAAAATATCCAGTCTTCTCGCCGAAGAGGGGTTTACGGTGGCGCGGCGCACCGTTGCAAAATATCGCGAATTGGAAAATATCAAATCTACAGCGCAGCGCAAACGCGAGTATAAACTTAATACATTGATTGCGAAATAA
- the flhB gene encoding flagellar biosynthesis protein FlhB has translation MAEESAQEKTEDPTPKRLEKALEDGQVLTSKELFVFSTLFTGFLMYFLILMFSDRILGEFKGFFSFDLSDFQGELLRMTSGAVSFILVYGVLFAIPIFFVVLFTQGVLSGGINVSAKAMSFKGSRINPLEGLKRMFSTKALVELAKAVLKVSLLLGTAALVISLYMPQLTTSSNANLLNGLSRAGDVFVALMITLLIGLVVIAFLDVLWQRYQHIEKLKMSLQDVKDENKQTEGSPEVKAKIRRMQMQTAARGAEQRAALSNVAEATAVITNPTHFAVALKYEVGTSGAPTILAMGRGKMAADIIEIATKESITVFQSPLLARALYFTGNIGQEIHEELFSAVAAVLAFIFRVAKGEELDAPDISIPDDLQFNETGAPLNG, from the coding sequence ATGGCTGAAGAGAGTGCGCAGGAAAAGACCGAAGACCCAACGCCGAAACGACTTGAGAAGGCGTTGGAAGATGGTCAGGTTTTAACCTCTAAAGAGCTGTTTGTTTTTTCTACCTTGTTCACCGGCTTCTTGATGTATTTTCTCATCTTAATGTTTTCCGATCGGATTTTGGGGGAATTTAAAGGTTTTTTTAGTTTTGATCTAAGCGATTTTCAGGGTGAGTTGTTGCGGATGACCTCTGGCGCTGTGTCATTCATTCTTGTGTATGGGGTGTTGTTTGCCATTCCTATTTTCTTTGTTGTGCTGTTTACGCAGGGCGTTTTGTCCGGTGGTATAAACGTGTCGGCCAAGGCGATGTCTTTTAAAGGGTCGCGGATCAATCCGCTGGAAGGGTTGAAGCGGATGTTTTCAACCAAAGCGTTGGTTGAATTGGCAAAAGCCGTTTTGAAAGTGAGTCTCTTATTGGGCACTGCCGCGCTGGTGATTAGCCTTTATATGCCACAGCTTACCACGTCATCGAACGCCAATTTGCTCAACGGATTGTCACGCGCCGGGGATGTTTTCGTGGCGTTGATGATCACATTGCTGATTGGCTTGGTGGTGATCGCGTTTTTGGATGTTTTGTGGCAGCGCTATCAGCATATCGAAAAGCTGAAAATGAGCCTGCAAGACGTGAAAGATGAAAATAAGCAAACCGAAGGTTCACCTGAGGTCAAAGCCAAAATTCGCCGGATGCAAATGCAAACGGCTGCGCGCGGTGCCGAGCAACGCGCGGCGTTGTCTAATGTTGCCGAGGCAACCGCGGTGATCACCAACCCAACGCATTTTGCCGTTGCGTTGAAATATGAAGTGGGCACATCGGGCGCGCCAACTATTCTGGCGATGGGTCGGGGTAAAATGGCGGCGGATATAATCGAGATTGCAACAAAAGAATCGATCACCGTCTTTCAAAGCCCTTTATTGGCGCGGGCGCTTTATTTTACGGGCAATATCGGGCAAGAAATTCATGAAGAGTTGTTCAGCGCTGTGGCGGCTGTTTTGGCGTTTATCTTCCGCGTGGCCAAGGGCGAAGAGCTGGATGCGCCAGATATTTCAATACCAGACGATCTTCAATTTAATGAAACGGGAGCTCCTTTAAATGGTTAG